A single window of Caldicellulosiruptor bescii DSM 6725 DNA harbors:
- a CDS encoding valine--tRNA ligase — MQKVYNPKEVEDRLYKMWLDKKYFHAKIDYSKKPFTIVIPPPNITGQLHMGHALNNTIQDILIRFKRMQGYCALWLPGTDHASIATEAKIVEKMKEEGLTKEMIGREKFLERAWEWKRVYGGRIIEQLKKLGASCDWDRERFTMDEGLSNAVKEVFVRLYEKGLIYKGERMINWCPTCHTTISDAEVEYEEKKGKLYYIKYPAKDNSYYVIVATTRPETMLGDTAVAVNPNDQRYKHLIGKTVVLPLVNREIPIIADDYVDMEFGTGVVKITPAHDPNDFEIGQKHNLPMVQVIDTKGYMNENAGKYAGQERYEARKNIVKDLKDLGLLVKEEDYTHNVGHCYRCSTVIEPLVSKQWFVKMKPLAEPAIKVVKEGKIKFIPERFEKIYFNWMENIKDWCISRQLWWGHRIPAYYCRDCENMMVSREEVKVCSKCGSTNVYQDEDTLDTWFSSALWPFSTLGWPEETEDLKYFYPTDVLVTAYDIIFFWVARMIFSGLEHMGKEPFKYVLIHGIVRDAQGRKMSKSLGNGIDPLEVIEKYGADALRFTLVTGISPGNDTRFHMEKVEANRNFANKIWNAARFVIMNLDIDTSFKPDESKFTFTERWILSRLDTLISEVTENLEKFEIGIAAQKLYDFIWDEFCDWYIEMSKPILYNKEAENNKEVQYVLLTVLTNVLKLLHPFMPFVTEEIYLNLPHVEESLVIATWPKPRGYQFTEDIQMVEKLIELIRSLRNLRLEKNIKPDIKPKVYIKTDDLSMANQLSLWEIYLKRLANFDQVIISNEAPEDSVALVLSWGVAYVKLKEIVDVQAELKRLLDEKERLLKEVERSEKLLNNQNFLQKAPEKVVNEEKEKYERYKQMLLSVVQQIERLESLR; from the coding sequence GTGCAAAAAGTATATAATCCGAAAGAGGTAGAAGACAGGCTCTACAAAATGTGGCTTGATAAAAAGTATTTCCATGCAAAGATTGATTATTCAAAAAAACCTTTTACAATTGTTATTCCACCTCCAAATATTACAGGGCAGTTACATATGGGCCATGCACTGAACAATACCATCCAAGATATTCTTATTAGGTTCAAAAGAATGCAGGGATACTGTGCACTTTGGCTTCCTGGTACTGACCATGCAAGCATTGCAACAGAGGCAAAGATTGTTGAAAAGATGAAAGAAGAAGGCTTAACGAAGGAGATGATAGGGCGAGAGAAGTTTTTAGAGCGTGCGTGGGAGTGGAAAAGAGTATATGGTGGCAGGATTATTGAACAACTCAAGAAACTGGGGGCATCTTGTGACTGGGACAGAGAAAGGTTCACAATGGACGAAGGACTTTCAAATGCTGTAAAAGAAGTTTTTGTAAGACTTTATGAAAAAGGACTTATATATAAAGGCGAGAGGATGATTAACTGGTGTCCAACCTGCCACACTACAATTTCTGATGCCGAAGTTGAATATGAGGAGAAAAAAGGAAAGCTCTACTATATAAAATACCCTGCAAAAGATAATTCGTACTATGTGATTGTGGCTACAACAAGGCCTGAAACAATGCTGGGTGATACTGCCGTTGCAGTAAACCCTAATGACCAAAGATACAAGCATTTGATTGGGAAGACAGTTGTGCTTCCTCTTGTGAATAGAGAAATACCAATAATTGCAGACGATTATGTTGACATGGAATTTGGAACAGGTGTTGTAAAGATAACTCCTGCCCATGACCCGAACGACTTTGAGATTGGGCAAAAACACAACCTTCCAATGGTTCAGGTGATAGACACAAAAGGGTATATGAACGAAAATGCAGGAAAATATGCAGGGCAGGAGAGGTATGAAGCAAGAAAGAATATTGTAAAGGACTTAAAAGATCTTGGTCTTCTTGTGAAAGAAGAGGACTATACTCACAATGTGGGACACTGTTATAGATGTTCAACTGTAATAGAGCCTCTTGTCTCAAAACAGTGGTTTGTCAAGATGAAACCTTTAGCAGAGCCTGCAATAAAAGTTGTGAAGGAAGGAAAGATTAAATTTATACCTGAAAGATTTGAAAAGATATACTTTAACTGGATGGAGAATATAAAAGACTGGTGTATATCAAGACAGCTGTGGTGGGGGCACAGAATTCCTGCTTATTATTGCCGTGATTGCGAAAATATGATGGTCAGCAGAGAAGAAGTAAAGGTATGTTCAAAATGCGGTTCTACCAACGTGTATCAAGATGAGGACACGCTTGACACTTGGTTTTCGTCTGCTCTGTGGCCATTTTCTACGCTTGGCTGGCCTGAGGAGACAGAAGACCTGAAGTATTTCTACCCAACAGATGTTTTGGTAACTGCATATGATATCATTTTCTTCTGGGTTGCAAGGATGATTTTTTCTGGTTTAGAGCATATGGGTAAAGAACCCTTTAAGTATGTTTTGATACACGGTATTGTAAGAGATGCTCAGGGGAGAAAGATGAGCAAATCCTTGGGCAATGGTATAGATCCCCTTGAGGTAATAGAAAAGTACGGTGCTGACGCGCTCAGATTTACACTTGTCACTGGTATATCTCCTGGAAATGACACAAGATTTCATATGGAAAAGGTTGAAGCTAATAGAAACTTTGCAAACAAGATTTGGAATGCTGCAAGATTTGTGATCATGAACCTTGACATTGACACAAGTTTTAAACCTGATGAAAGCAAGTTTACATTTACCGAAAGATGGATTCTTTCCAGGCTTGATACACTTATCAGCGAAGTTACAGAAAACCTTGAAAAGTTTGAAATTGGGATTGCTGCTCAAAAGTTATATGACTTTATATGGGATGAATTTTGCGATTGGTATATTGAAATGTCTAAACCAATACTTTACAATAAAGAAGCCGAGAACAATAAAGAAGTTCAATATGTATTGTTGACAGTATTAACAAATGTTCTGAAACTATTGCATCCGTTTATGCCATTTGTAACAGAGGAAATTTATTTGAACCTTCCACATGTTGAAGAGAGTCTTGTGATAGCAACCTGGCCAAAGCCAAGGGGATATCAATTTACTGAAGACATTCAAATGGTTGAAAAACTTATAGAACTCATAAGAAGTCTGAGAAATTTGAGATTAGAGAAAAACATCAAGCCTGATATCAAGCCTAAGGTATATATAAAGACTGATGACCTTTCAATGGCAAATCAATTGAGCTTATGGGAGATTTACCTCAAAAGACTTGCAAATTTTGATCAGGTTATAATCTCAAATGAAGCTCCAGAAGATAGCGTAGCTTTAGTACTGTCTTGGGGAGTTGCGTATGTGAAATTGAAAGAAATAGTTGATGTTCAAGCAGAGCTTAAAAGACTACTTGATGAAAAGGAAAGACTTTTAAAAGAGGTTGAGAGATCTGAGAAACTGCTGAACAATCAAAACTTTTTACAAAAAGCACCTGAAAAGGTTGTAAATGAAGAAAAAGAAAAATACGAGAGATACAAGCAGATGCTTCTTTCAGTTGTACAGCAGATAGAAAGAT
- a CDS encoding desulfoferrodoxin → MIKRGNVYKCEVCGNIVEVLYAGGGQLVCCGQPMTLLEANTVDASLEKHVPVIEKTEEGILVKVGEVAHPMEEKHYIMWIELIADDKVYRKYLKPGDEPKALFEVSAENVVAYEYCNLHGLWKKE, encoded by the coding sequence ATGATTAAAAGAGGAAATGTATACAAATGTGAAGTCTGTGGAAACATAGTAGAGGTTTTGTATGCGGGTGGTGGCCAGCTTGTATGCTGTGGACAACCTATGACGCTGCTTGAAGCTAACACAGTTGATGCAAGTTTAGAAAAGCATGTCCCTGTTATCGAAAAGACAGAAGAGGGCATCTTGGTCAAAGTAGGTGAAGTTGCTCATCCAATGGAAGAAAAACACTACATCATGTGGATAGAACTTATTGCCGACGATAAAGTCTACAGAAAATATTTAAAACCAGGTGATGAACCAAAGGCATTGTTTGAGGTCTCGGCTGAGAATGTAGTGGCGTATGAATACTGCAATTTACATGGATTGTGGAAAAAAGAATAA
- a CDS encoding acetate kinase, whose protein sequence is MKVLVLNSGSSSLKYQFIDTDTEVALCKGVVDRIGLPGAFIRHQKNGQEIVKEQEINDHNVAIKLVLEMLTHEEAGIIHSMDEIDAIGHRVVHGGEYFSDAVIVNEEVKKAIRECIELAPLHNPANLMGIEACEKEIPGKPNVAVFDTAFHQTMPRYAYMYSLPYEVYEKYKIRKYGFHGTSHKYVAIKAAEYLRRPLEELKLITCHLGNGSSVCAIKYGKSVDTSMGFTPLAGLAMGTRSGTIDPAVILYLMEKEKMDVKQMNDFLNKKSGVLGISGVSSDFRDLEKAANEGNERAQLAIDMFCYRVKKYIGEYAAVLGGVDAIIFTAGIGENNALVRDKCLTDLEYMGVLYDRERNFNVEKGKVFEINKPESKVKVLIVPTNEELMIARETKRLLSK, encoded by the coding sequence ATGAAGGTTTTAGTATTAAATTCAGGAAGTTCATCTTTAAAGTATCAATTTATTGATACCGATACAGAGGTTGCTCTTTGTAAAGGTGTTGTTGACAGGATTGGTTTGCCGGGGGCATTTATTAGACATCAAAAGAATGGTCAAGAGATTGTAAAAGAACAGGAAATAAATGACCACAATGTTGCTATTAAGCTTGTGTTAGAGATGCTTACACATGAAGAAGCTGGTATTATCCATTCCATGGATGAAATTGATGCAATTGGTCACAGGGTTGTTCATGGTGGGGAATATTTTAGTGATGCGGTAATTGTCAATGAAGAGGTAAAGAAAGCAATAAGGGAATGTATTGAACTTGCGCCTCTTCACAATCCTGCTAATTTAATGGGGATTGAAGCATGTGAAAAAGAGATTCCTGGGAAACCTAATGTGGCTGTATTTGATACAGCATTTCATCAAACAATGCCAAGATATGCGTATATGTATTCGCTTCCATATGAGGTGTATGAAAAATATAAAATTAGAAAATATGGATTCCATGGAACATCACACAAATATGTTGCAATTAAAGCTGCAGAGTACTTAAGAAGACCTCTTGAGGAGTTAAAACTTATAACATGTCATCTTGGAAATGGTTCGAGTGTATGTGCAATAAAGTACGGAAAATCAGTTGATACAAGCATGGGATTTACTCCTTTGGCTGGTCTTGCAATGGGAACAAGAAGCGGAACAATTGACCCTGCTGTGATACTCTATCTTATGGAAAAAGAAAAAATGGATGTAAAGCAGATGAATGATTTTCTGAATAAAAAGTCGGGTGTGCTTGGTATATCAGGTGTGAGCAGTGACTTTAGAGATTTAGAAAAAGCTGCAAATGAGGGTAATGAAAGAGCACAGCTTGCAATTGACATGTTCTGTTACAGGGTTAAAAAGTATATTGGTGAGTACGCAGCGGTCTTGGGTGGAGTAGATGCAATAATATTTACTGCTGGAATAGGTGAAAATAATGCTCTTGTGAGAGATAAATGTTTGACTGATTTAGAGTATATGGGTGTCCTGTACGATAGAGAAAGAAACTTCAATGTAGAAAAAGGCAAGGTTTTTGAAATAAACAAACCTGAGAGTAAGGTAAAGGTTTTAATAGTTCCTACAAATGAGGAACTTATGATTGCAAGAGAGACAAAAAGACTTCTTTCAAAATAA